The following are encoded in a window of Urocitellus parryii isolate mUroPar1 chromosome 7, mUroPar1.hap1, whole genome shotgun sequence genomic DNA:
- the LOC144255768 gene encoding olfactory receptor 1468-like: protein MSQIQSMTERNQTPVSEFLLLGLPIQPEHQNLFYALFLSMYLTTILGNLIIIILIHLDSHLHTPMYLLLGNLSFSDLCFSSVTIPKLLQNMQSQVPSIPYAGCLTQIYFFLCFADLESFLLVAMAYDRYVAICFPLHYTTIMSPKLCLSLVVLSWVLTTLHALLHTLLVVRLSFCSDNVIPHFFCEISALLKLACSNTHVNELVIFIMGGLVIVTPFLLILGSYVQIFSSILKVPSARGIHKAFSTCGSHLSVVSLFYGTIIGLYLCPSANNSTVKDTVMALMYTVVTPMLNPFIYSLRNRDMKGALRRVFCKKTILFSVSW, encoded by the coding sequence ACAGAGCATGACAGAAAGGAACCAAACTCCCGTCTCAGAAttcctcctcctgggcctgcccATCCAGCCAGAGCACCAGAACCTCTTCTATGCCCTGTTCCTTTCCATGTATCTTACCACCATCCTGGGGaacctcatcatcatcatcctcattcACCTGGACTCCCATCTGCACACTCCCATGTATTTGCTTCTCGGCAATTTGTCcttctctgacctctgcttttCCTCTGTGACCATTCCTAAACTGTTGCAGAACATGCAGAGTCAAGTCCCCTCCATCCCCTATGCAGGCTGCCTGACTCAAATATACTTCTTCCTGTGCTTTGCAGACCTAGAGAGCTTCCTCCTTGTGGCCATGGcttatgaccgctatgtggccatctgcttcCCCCTGCACTACACCACCATCATGAGCCCCAAGCTCTGTCTCTCCCTGGTGGTGCTGTCCTGGGTGCTGACCACGCTCCATGCCCTGTTGCACACTCTGCTTGTGGTCAGATTGTCTTTCTGTTCGGACAACGTGATCCCccactttttctgtgaaatatctgctttactgaagctggcctgcTCCAATACTCATGTCAATGAATTGGTGATATTTATCATGGGAGGACTTGTTATTGTCACCCCATTTCTACTCATACTTGGGTCCTATGTACAAATTTTCTCCTCCATCCTCAAGGTCCCTTCTGCTCGAGGTATCcacaaggccttctccacctgtggctcCCACCTCTCTGTGGTGTCACTGTTCTATGGGACAATTATTGGTCTCTATTTATGTCCATCAGCTAATAATTCTACTGTGAAAGACACTGTCATGGCTCTGATGTACACGGTGGTCactcccatgctgaaccccttcatctacagcctgaggaacagagaCATGAAGGGAGCCCTAAGAAGAGTCTTTTGTAAGAAGACAATTCTATTCTCTGTATCATGGTAA